A window of Natronococcus sp. CG52 genomic DNA:
GTGTTCGTACTCGCCGAGCGGGAGCGCCTCGAGGCGATCCTTCATCTCGCCGGCCTGCTCGGCCAGCGGCATCGGGTCCTCGCTCAGGTTCACGAAGACCAGCGGACCGATGCTGTCGACGCGGACCTCGTTCAACGCGTTCTCTTTCGCGTCGAACTCCTGTACGTCGTCGTCCTCGAGATCGGGGTTCATGCTCGCTTCCTCGAAGCTCTTCGGCGTGCTCCGGAGGCTTCCGTCGAGGTCGTAGGTCCAGAGGTGGTACGGACACTGGATCCGACCCGCGTCGCCGGGATCGGTCATCGGCGTGTCCTCGACCATCTTCGAGCCACGGTGGGCACAGACGTTGTCGAACGCTTTGACCTCGCCCTCGTGGTCGCGAACGACGATCAGTTGCCGATCACCGATGGTTCGCGTGAAGAACTCTCCCGGCTCTTCGAGGCAGTTCGCGTGGCCCGCATAGACCCAGTACTGGCCGAAGACCTTCTCTTTCTCCATCTCGAAAATATCCGGTTCGATGAAGTACTTGGCCGGTAACGCGTTCGATTTCTCCGTAATGTCCTCACTCACTTCTCCGATTTGTGAGTCGTCCCACTGTGTCATACGGTATCATCTACACAATAGTTACCCAAAGTCGTTCACCAGTGATATTGAACACCACTATAAACCCCGATAGATTTCGCTCTCGATCCGCGGCGAAACCACAGTTCGGTCCAGTCGGTCGTGATTCGAGTCCGCACCCGATGCTTGCAGCTCGATAGCTCACGATTTCGGACTGGTCAGGGTGATACTGGCCAAACCGATCGATTGCCTCGAGGACCTCGTCGACTCACCCAGCTACGGATCGTACAGTCCGGCCTGATCGTACCGGACGATCCCGGGAACGACTATAGTAGCCACTGAAAGTTGGTGCACACCCGATCGCACGACGGGAGCGCGGTTCGGAGCGAGCGAAGCAAGCGAGAACCGCGCACAGTGCGATCGGCGTGTGAATTCACTTCAGTCGTTACTATAACACGGGAGTGGGCGACGCTACGGTCGAACGGAACGAGGCTTGCTCGACCGCTCTGATTGGGGATTCGTCGGCATCCGATCGGGACCGTGCTGCTCCGAAGCCACGCTCTCGCGAATCCGGGACGCGATTTCGTCCCGAGAGGGGGATCGCTCGGGCGCATTCGAATCGTAGACGCGCTTGACGACGAGATCGATCAGGTCCAGCCGTTCCAGCAGTTCGCGCGTTTGGCTACGGTCGAGGTCGAGCTGCCGATGGACGTCGTACAGCGTCATCGACGACTCGATCGCATCCATTAGCTCGTCGACATCGACGTCGTCCGGGAGACCGGCTCCGTCCGCGAGGAGCGGTTTTTCGGGGACGTGTTCGGCCGGGTGGATCTCCTCCGGCTGTGCGGATTCGGAATCCGATTCGTCGGCTGCCGTCGTGGGATCGGCGTCGGACTGCTGGCCATCAGCCTCAGCGGCTGATCCCTCTGCCTCCACCATCGCCGGCTGTGCGTCCTCCTCGCTCGTCGTATCGTAGGACGCGGGGTCGTGGATTCCGGCGTCGATCATGTACCGACGAACGGTTTCGGACGCGACGTCCATCTCGAGCACGTCGGCCATCACCGCGAACGTATCGAGGGAGTCGTACAGACACTGCAGGTACTCGACGTCTTCGTACGGTGGCAGGTCCTCGTTGCGCGCGTCCTCGAGTTCGCGCTCGGTCTCGGGTTCGATCCCGAGTTTCGCTTCCCGCTCGGTCTCGTCTTCGTCCTCGGCTTCGCTCGCCGGAGTCGTGCTCGTTCCGCGAGCAGGGGACGACGTCTCGGTCGCGGTCTCGGCCGAAGCTGGGTTCGGTCGTCTCCGATCGGAGTCCGCTGGCGTTGCGTCCGTATCGGAGTCCAATTCCGGATCCGTCGACGCCACCGGGTCGACCGCGTTCGGCTCCGGATCAGCCTCGAAACCGAGTGAGAACGTCACGACGACGGTCCCGTCGGCGGAAACGCTGACGTCTTCCCTGGCAGTCGAAACCCCATCGGGCGCGTACTCGTCCATCGTAGGGACAATCGACGACGGGAACTCGAGCCGCAACGCGCCGTCGTCTCCGAGACTCGCTGTTTCCGGCACCGGTTCGGTTTCTGGTTGCTCCGCCGCCGCACACAACGGCACGGCGACGTCGATCGAAGCGCTCAGTCCGTCACTGTCCGCTCGTTCCGAGGTGGATACGTCGGCCCCCTGGACCAGCCCCCCGTCCGACTCGTACCGGTCGACTATTTGAGAGAGGATCCCAATCGAGGTACTGATACCCATGATGTTATCCATCCTTCGCATCGTTCGGGATAAGCCTGAGTGAGGAATAGTTCACCCCTTCATATAAGCGGGCGATCTGAGGCGTGTGCGGCGTCGTTTTTCGACGTTCGGTCGACTAATACGAGGGCACGCAACCTTTTTGGGCGCTTCACTCGCGGTACTCACACGGACGGTCCGGGACAGAGAGCCCGGGGGAGGCGGAGATATGAGCACGATAACTGTAGTTACCGAGAGAGAATCGTTCCTCGAGGCCGCGGCGACGGCACCGTCCGGCGCTCGAGTACCGATCGAAGCGCGCGTTGCAGTCGCCGACCCGTTCGAGGCCTATCGGCGGGTCCGGGCGGAGCGGACTGACGGGTTCTACCTCGAAACCTCCGGCGGCCAGTCGGGCTGGGGGTACTTCGGCGTCGATCCCGTCGAACGACTGCGGGTCGGCGCGAACGCGGTCGCGTCGGATGGAGAGAGTCCGACGTTCGAGGCGATCGACGCGCTCCTCGATCGCGAGCGGCTGGTGCGCGGCGACTGTTCGATCCCGTATCCCTGCGGGGCGTTCGGGTGGCTCTCGTACGACGTCGCCAGAGAGCTCGAGGAGTCGCCGTTTTCGACGGTCGACGAGCGGGGCCTTCCCCGCCTCCAGTTGGGCGTTTTCGATCGCGTCGCCGCGTGGCGGGAGCCCCGCGACGGAGCCGTCGAACTCCGCGTGACAGCCTGTCCCGTCGTCGAGGACGATCCGGTCGCCGCCTACGATCGGGGTCGAAAACGGGCGCGCTCGCTGGCGCGAGAAGCGAGTGACGGGACGGAAGTGGATCGAACGCCGCCCGTCGCTTCGGATCAGGGGACATTCGAGAGTGAGTGCGGAGCCGCCGCGTTCGCCGACCGCGTCCGGCAAGTCAAACGGCACGTTCGGGACGGTGACACCTTCCAGGCGAACGTCTCACACCGGCTAGTCGCCCCGGCGGCGGTCCACCCGGTCGACGTTTTCGACGCAGTTCGACGCGTGAATCCGGCCCCGTACTCGGGACTGTTGGAGTTCCCCGGCATCGATCTCGTGAGTGCGAGCCCCGAACTGCTCCTCGAGGCGACGGGTCCCGACCTCGTCACCGAACCGATCGCCGGAACGAGACCCCGCGGGCGGATGCGAGCCGAAGACGCGGAACTGGAAGCCGACCTCCTGAGCGACGAGAAGGAACGGGCGGAGCACGCGATGCTCGTCGACCTCGAGCGAAACGACCTCGGCAAGGTGAGCGAGTACGGGTCGGTCGGGGTTACGGAGTATCGCCGCGTGGACCGATACTCGGAGGTCATGCACCTCGTCTCCCTCGTCGAGGGGGTCAAACGAGACGACGTGAGTCTGGCCGACGCGGTCGCCGCGGTGTTCCCCGGCGGAACGATCACCGGCGCACCCAAGCCGCGGACGATGGAGATCATCGACGAGGTCGAGGCGACGCGTCGCGGTCCGTACACGGGCAGTATCGGGATCTTCGGCTTCGACGAGCGAGCGACGCTGAATATCGTCATTCGGACGCTCGTTCGCCACGCCGACGAGTACCACCTCCGGGTCGGCGCCGGCGTGGTTCACGATTCGGTCCCCGAGCGCGAGTACGCGGAGACACTCGACAAAGCGCGGGCGCTCGTCACGGCGGTCGACCGGGCGCTCGGCGAGCGAGCGTCGTTCGACGTCGAACCTGCGGCCGAGGCGGCCGGTGATTCCCGATGATCCTGGTCATCGACAACTACGACTCGTTCGTCTACAATCTCGTGCAGTACGTCGGTTCGTTCGATACCGTGACGGTCCGGCGAAACGACGAGATCGACCTCGAGGAAATCCGAGAGATCGATCCGGACGGCATCGTCGTCTCTCCCGGGCCGGGAACGCCGGGGGAAAGCGGCGTCTCCGTCGACGTCTTCGCCGAGACCGAGTATCCGGCCCTCGGCGTCTGTCTCGGACACCAGGCGCTCTGTGCTGCCCACGGCGTCCCCGTCAGACGTGCACCGGAGGTCGTCCACGGGAAACCCTCCGCGGTGAACCACGACGGGAAGGGGTTATACGAGGGACTCCCCGATCCCTTCGAAGTCGGACGGTACCACTCGCTGGCGATCGATCGTGACGCGCTCCCGGCGTCCCTGATCGAGACGGCGCACACCGACGACGAGCGAGGAATCGTCATGGGGGTTCGACACG
This region includes:
- a CDS encoding aromatic ring-hydroxylating oxygenase subunit alpha; this translates as MTQWDDSQIGEVSEDITEKSNALPAKYFIEPDIFEMEKEKVFGQYWVYAGHANCLEEPGEFFTRTIGDRQLIVVRDHEGEVKAFDNVCAHRGSKMVEDTPMTDPGDAGRIQCPYHLWTYDLDGSLRSTPKSFEEASMNPDLEDDDVQEFDAKENALNEVRVDSIGPLVFVNLSEDPMPLAEQAGEMKDRLEALPLGEYEHACRIVSEVECNWKVFAGNYSECDHCEGNHQDWIKGISLDESELEVNDYHWVLHYTHEEDVDDEMRIHDEHEAQFHYLWPNFTVNMYGTADGYGTYIIDPIDTDRFQLIADYYFRDAELSDEEREFVRTSRQLQEEDFELVERQWDGISSGALAQAQLGPNEHTVHKLHQLAQEAYNS
- a CDS encoding anthranilate synthase component I family protein; the protein is MSTITVVTERESFLEAAATAPSGARVPIEARVAVADPFEAYRRVRAERTDGFYLETSGGQSGWGYFGVDPVERLRVGANAVASDGESPTFEAIDALLDRERLVRGDCSIPYPCGAFGWLSYDVARELEESPFSTVDERGLPRLQLGVFDRVAAWREPRDGAVELRVTACPVVEDDPVAAYDRGRKRARSLAREASDGTEVDRTPPVASDQGTFESECGAAAFADRVRQVKRHVRDGDTFQANVSHRLVAPAAVHPVDVFDAVRRVNPAPYSGLLEFPGIDLVSASPELLLEATGPDLVTEPIAGTRPRGRMRAEDAELEADLLSDEKERAEHAMLVDLERNDLGKVSEYGSVGVTEYRRVDRYSEVMHLVSLVEGVKRDDVSLADAVAAVFPGGTITGAPKPRTMEIIDEVEATRRGPYTGSIGIFGFDERATLNIVIRTLVRHADEYHLRVGAGVVHDSVPEREYAETLDKARALVTAVDRALGERASFDVEPAAEAAGDSR
- a CDS encoding anthranilate synthase component II: MILVIDNYDSFVYNLVQYVGSFDTVTVRRNDEIDLEEIREIDPDGIVVSPGPGTPGESGVSVDVFAETEYPALGVCLGHQALCAAHGVPVRRAPEVVHGKPSAVNHDGKGLYEGLPDPFEVGRYHSLAIDRDALPASLIETAHTDDERGIVMGVRHAERPHVGVQFHPESILTDAGKRIIENFWSSIVRG